CGCAACCGCGTGCAGCAGATGCGCGGCAAGGCGAGCTTCGTCAATCAGACCACGCTGGAGGTCGTCAAGGACGACGGCGAGACCATGCTCGTGTCCGGCACCAGCATCATGCTTGCCGTCGGCACCAAGCCCTTCCGCCCGGATTACATGCCGTTCGACGGCAAGACCGTGCTCGACAGCGACGAACTGCTCGATATCGAGACCCTGCCGCGCTCGCTGGTGGTGATCGGCGCCGGCGTCGTCGGCATCGAATACGCCACGATCTTCAGCGCGCTCGACACCCAGGTAACGGTGATCGACCCGAAGACAACGATGCTCGATTTCATCGACAAGGAAATCGTCGAAGACTTCATCTACCAGCTGCGCGACCGCAACATGAAACTGCATCTCGGGCAGAAGGCCGAAACGGTCGAAAGACTCGAAGATGGTAAGGTGCTGCTGACGCTCGACAACGGCCGCAAGATCACGACCGACATGGTGCTCTTTGCCGCGGGCCGCATGGGCGCGACCGATACGCTCAACCTTCCGTCCGCCGGGCTTGAAGCCGACAGCCGCGGGCGCCTCAAGGTCAATCCCGAGACCTTCCAGACCTCCGTGCCCAACATCTATGCCGCCGGCGACGTCGTCGGCTTCCCGAGCCTCGCCTCGACTTCGATGGAACAGGGCCGCATCGCTGCCCGCGTCGCCATCGGCGCGATCGCGATGGAGCCGCAAAAGTACTTCCCCTA
The nucleotide sequence above comes from Ensifer sp. PDNC004. Encoded proteins:
- the sthA gene encoding Si-specific NAD(P)(+) transhydrogenase codes for the protein MNQFDLIVVGSGPAGRRGAIQAAKLGKKVLVIEQGKRVGGVSVHTGTIPSKTLRETALNLSGWRERGFYGRSYRVKQEISADDLRQRLIITLNHEVEVLEHQFARNRVQQMRGKASFVNQTTLEVVKDDGETMLVSGTSIMLAVGTKPFRPDYMPFDGKTVLDSDELLDIETLPRSLVVIGAGVVGIEYATIFSALDTQVTVIDPKTTMLDFIDKEIVEDFIYQLRDRNMKLHLGQKAETVERLEDGKVLLTLDNGRKITTDMVLFAAGRMGATDTLNLPSAGLEADSRGRLKVNPETFQTSVPNIYAAGDVVGFPSLASTSMEQGRIAARVAIGAIAMEPQKYFPYGIYAVPEISTCGLSEEEVKERGIPYECGIARFRETSRGHIMGLDSGLLKMIFSLKTRRLLGVHIIGEGATELVHIGQAVLNLKGTVEYFVENTFNYPTLAEAYKIAGLDAWNRMGEIKQEAPKA